A window of Dermacentor andersoni chromosome 4, qqDerAnde1_hic_scaffold, whole genome shotgun sequence genomic DNA:
GTTGTTTGAGATGGTAGGTTTACTATCTAATCAGCAATGTTCTTTGTTTTTCGTAGCCTTGGAACGAACGATTACCACGGTCGTTAAGGTAGAGAGAATGGACAGTCGGCTAGCGAATCTTCTAGAAGCCAAACATTCCATTCTAGCCAGATGGAAGGGTCAATGTTTCAACAGAAGACTACGAAGAAAACTCGCCGAACTCAACAAGACCATTGAAAAATACTGCGTGGTTCTCTCCCGACAACAATGGCACGAAGTCTGTAACTCTCTCAACGGGCAAATACGCAGAGGGAGTGGGTGGCGGCTCATAAAACAGCTCCTCGCGGAAAATGGAACAAAGTCCAAAACTATGCAACGGATCAGGCTAAGCAAATTAGTACACCGCGTGAAGCAAAGCAGTACTACCGAAGCACTCGTAGAAGACCTTGCCAAACGGTACTTACGGTTTAAGTCGGGGCAACCCAGTACCTTACAAAGGAACAACTATGACGGTGCCCCAGACTCAGAGCTAGATACGGACTTCACAAAAAGCGAAGTACGCTTCGCAATTCACGAACTCGGCAGTAACTCTGCAGCAGGCCCCGATGATATCACAAACTGGGCTCTCCGAAATTTAGAGGACAGGTCGGTGACGTTCCTAACGCAACAAATCAACGAAGCCTGGAAAACCGGCCATCTACCTTAAGAGTGGAAGCATGCCAACACGGTCCTCATCCCAAAACCGGGCAAGCCGCTGGGGCTACCAAACCTGAGGCCAATCTCACTAACGTCCTGCCTAGGAAAGCTAGCCGAACACGTCATCCTGAATCAACTATCGGAATATGTAGAAGAAAAAGAGTACTTCCCCTACAATATGATCAGCTATAGGCCTAGTCTCTCGATGCAAGACGCTATGCTACGAATCAAGAAAAGTCTGCTGGATCGCCCCCACACGAGACACCAAGGCGCTACTAGGACTCGACGTGGAGCAAGCTTTTGAGAACATCGAACATCAAGCCATTCTCAAAGCCATATCTGACCACAATCTCGGAACATGCATCTACCGCTACGTCAAGGTGTTCCTGCAAGATCGAACGGCCACTCTCCGGATAGGCGACCACGTCTCGGAGAGCTTTGAACTGGGCGATAAGGGAACACCTCAAGGGTCAGTACTTCCCCGTTCTTATTTAACTTGGCGATGACAAAGCTCTCTCGCGCACTGGGTGAAATTGCCGACCTGGAGCACACCATACACGCAGACGCTGTCACCATCTCGAGCACCGGTGGCAGCGATGCGATGCGGAATTGGAAGCTCGCATGCAAGAAGCCATCTCGGTCACCGAGGCCCATCTCACCCTCATGGGACTTCGCTGCTCTTCCAGAAAATCCGAGCTGCTCATCTACCACCCCACAAGACCAGGGCACCCGTCCAACGACTGGCGCAGGCACCACACTCCATGCATAGAGTTACACGACAGGGACGCAAATCGAATGCCTACGGTTGACAAAATACGAATTCTAGGACTAATCATCCAAAGTAACGCCTCCAACTGAGTGATGCTGGACAGCATCACGATCAAGACTGCGAACGCGATCCGAATGTTTCGGCGCATCATGAATAGGCACAGGGAACTAAGCGAGGACAACGCCAATGGTCCACGCTTTTGTACTCTGTCACATCACATACGTGGCTGCGATGCTCAACTGGAAAAAAGAACATCGGAAAAGGCTCGAAGTACACATACGCCGAGCTTTCAAGACAGGGTTGGGGCTTCCCGATAGTGCCTCCATTGATCTACTCTTAAAGCTAGGAGTGCACAATTCCCTTGTCGAAATCATCGAGGCTGAGCACACGGCACAGATCGCACGCCTGTCAAGCACCAAAGCGGGCAGAGAGATCCTCGTCAAGCTCGGCCTGAATACCATATCGGAAAGGAACAACGTCTTGCAGTTACCTAAAGTCATGCGAGAATCAATTAAAGTGCTCCCCTTCCCAAGAAACGTACACCCGATCCACAATCAAGGAAAATGACTCGTCCACGCCGGAGCCCTTGCGACGGACGCGGCAAGGTTTACCGACCAGACAGCTTTCGTGGATGCAGCGTACATACCGGGAAAACACGCCTACTCGGTAGCAGTAATTGACGGACATGGGCGAACGCGCAACTCACTCACACTTTACACCAAGAAGTCAGAGGTAGCAGAACAAGCAGCGATAGCACTAGCTCTCAAAGACTCGAGCTTCGCAACTGTATGCAGTGGCTCTAGAGCAGCCAAACGAGCTTTCGCCAAGGGCGGGATTGACAACACGACGCGACAAATTTTAGGAGGAAGTAACATTACTGATCACTGTATCGTATGGTTCCCGGCACACGTGGGCAGCTTAGGAGGCGGCCTGCGGAATCTCAACGAGATCGTACACGAGGCGGTGCGAGGACTCATCGACCTCCGGGTTCGCCCGCTACCCCACATATCGAGTACAGGGATCAATTATTCACGTACAACAAGCTCACTAAGCACTTTTATCTAGGCAGGCGAGAGTTTGCCCCTCCCGGATAAGAAAGTAACCCGCAGCCAGTCGGTCACGTTACGCTTGCTCCAAACGAACTCATACCACAACGCCTGGCGCATGAAGCACGTCGCACCAGACTACGACGGACAACATGTGTATGAACAGTGCAGTAAACTTGTAGacttgaaccacatgctgtgtGGTTGTGCATCGAGTGACGCTTACGCCAAGAACAAGGAACACTGGGACAAAGTGCTCAAAAGTGCTTCACTGCACGACCAACTTGTCCAGGAGGCCCGCGCAGTGGCGGAGAGCTTCAGGCTCTCTGTGCCTACGTGGGAGCCGCCCTCTACACCTGGCGTCTAGCCGAGTGTCCTTCAGGACCCCTACTTTGGGAAATAAAGTTTTGCTACCACCATCACAAGCGCAGATTGCCTTTCTTTGCCCAAGTTTGCAGACGACTACTACAACATGTCTTCATATTCCCGCAAAACTAGCATAGAGATTTCAGCCACGCTTCAGCACTGTGTTTGGTGTTCTTGATTCACAGTTACCTATCGGAAGCCAATGTTTCTGTCTTTTGCCGTTGTGGAGAATATAGATATTGGTTTGAGAACAAACTTCATTGCAATGCcaaatgaaaaatatttttttgtcactGCTATACATAAGTTGGTAATTTGAGCAAAGTGTTCCCACCTTTATTGCAAACAATATGCCTGGCAGACTATGCAGCAGCGATTTTTATTAAGGGCGTCTTGCACTACTCTGTGAATGCAGGGCTAGGGAATCTAAAGCAATGCGGCGCTAAAACCAACTTACACTCGTCATTAACGTCCAGCTTCTCCAAAGACGCCTAATGAGGGCTGGGTCTCATTACTTGCATAGCGACCAGCGAGCAGTAAGAATGTAGCTCATGATTAACGTTCTCCGAGGAGACTCCTGGCATGCTAACAGTTGATACGCGAATAGAACTTATGCCTTCCTGTTTTCGCCATTCGTTCATTCTAGATATTATACGTGGGCACAGAGTCCATGATTACATGCATGCATGTTTCTAAAATGTGCTTCGTGTATACTTCTAATATATTATTTCCAAAATGTTATAACAAAGTGAGCACCTCGCGCTTTAACGAATGGGGGCGATGCCTGCGTTATTCGTTTGCCTGTTGAACTGAATTAAACGCTTAAACTTATTTGCATTTCAAGAAATAAATATTATTGTAAGACCTTTTTCATTGTGCGTATTCACTTTTAAAACTGGTTATCAGAAATTATGGAGCATAGAATGGTCCTGCCGCGAATCCGCCACAAGCGAGAGAACGGTCTAAGTGCCTCATATGTGGCTTTCATACATAACGGTCTTCGTTAGACGGGACGTGTACTGGAAAATCACGAGGAATGTTTACAGTGCAAAGACCATTCACAAAACAAACAACACTTCCCGCCAGATAGACCAAGCGGGAGGCCCCTGCGGTGGGATGGATTACATTCTGGGGGCAACTAATTGATAACGTGCTGGTCAGAGGTACTGAATAGCCGAACGTAAAACACTATGGTTAATAATACTCTCTACCGGTGCCAATTCTGAGAATGTTTCCTTCACCAAACAAAAAACATCGCATCAATCTTCAATTCAGAGTTGCATCCAAGCCACTTGCTGTTATGCCATGTGAATTTGTGTATACATTTAATAGAATGTGTGAACAATTACTTCGGTTGGATAAAATATAAAATTGCACGCATCATGTCTTCATTGCATATAGCTTTTCAATGAAACTATtccagaaagcttcacttaaagTAGATTCCAATAAGTACCCTGGATGTGCAGCAGTTTTATCGTCACCTTCTAAAGCGCTCATGTGACATATTACATGGCCGaatcattttattttcttttattgattCTTAATGGAGCTCACGAAACCTGCGTCTTTGCAGCGCTCCTCTGCTCAATGTACTATACATACCACGAGAAATCAGTACTTCACAAACGGCGCCTGAGCTGTAGATTGGCTCATTTGGTTCATTCGGCTCAGTGCTTGCTGCGGGTCGTCCATGCTTGCTCTATCATTTAGTGCACTAAGCTTACGCGGCACAGCGCGGAACTGAACATGGGGCGGTATTGACTAACCTGCACCGTTCGTAAGAAAATTCTTAGCCGGAAAATTACGGTGACGTTTCAGTTCGTGAACGCGGATTATACGTAAAGTTATGGGCGCCGTTATTATACAGAGTGTTtaggcgaacactttcaaaattttttgaaggtggcctgtggcagatagcagaatttTAGTtcatgaaggggggggggggaagacaaaggggaggaaagacagggaggatAGCAAGTGTCAGTACCGGTTCGCTaacctgtgctggggaaaggggtagaGGGAAtcaaaggagaaagaagagggaaaaaagaaggaaaccggaaaattcacacagtaacgcgatactacgcgctacaacactcaaggacggtcgcacaattcgcatgtccttaacaACTTCAGCAAATCACTTAAGgtcttgagtgccgaagcccgtctagaccagtgtcctagagctttttgctctgtaaaggggcgattgtccagtttttagagcgcggtcacgagcacttttctttgcactttgtaacggggacagtcacaaagcaggtgctcaatcgtctcctcgcagtcGCAGGTGTCACAACTAGGGCTGTCGACCATTCTAACGCGGAATGAATacgagttcgtgaatgccacgccgagccacaggcggcacagaagtgttgcttccgttcgtggtaaccctggtggtagacggagttgcagacgtggatcccatctgtggagacgtgcgttcgtgaattcactggtgttccacagattcggCATAatctcgcgggcgagggagcgaagacttgtggctgcatctgttcgtgacagtggtattggtataacatgggcgccatcgtgggccgatcgggcggcgtcatccgcactgtgatttcccgaaattccgcagtgacccggtatccactggtagatgatgttgtgccccttgttgattgcgtgatggtggagttgtcggatgtctgcgactagttgcacatttggtccgtggttgaaaggggacatcagacgcTGGaaagctgccttcgagtcacataatatggaccatgaatgtgataatttgtgaccaataaactcctgagcagcacggatagctgcgagttctgcagccatcGATGAACCGTGAGATGCAGCggtgagacgtcttgaacttgagggtgacagactctgcgggaattaccactgctccagctgagcttttagaggagacagagccgtccgtgtaaacgtggatgcgttatttgtgcttgtcatgtaggaatgaaagcacggttcgtttgagggcgaaagatgacatctccgcTTTCTTTTTGACActgggaataacaagaagagcctggagtggatggaggcaccacagcggtagagatggtcgtactgcaggcgtgaagtttgacggtaaagttccatggttggcggcaataatcctgctaaacgctgaGCGAGGTCAAGCGgtaggaagggaggcgagataatgcgatggaagtcgggcgaagtgcctgatatgcatccttaaagcgttgacttgaagatacgtattgatagggtggtcatgcgcgatgactattgttgctgccgtggatgcacatctgggacgaccaagacaaattcgcagagtttgagcttgtacagactggaagGTACGGAGGTTggtcatgagctggtctactagaATAGGTGGATATTACTTACGCAATAATTTAAAAGTCATAAACGGCTAATTAACGAAAATACACTAATTAAAAGCTTAACTAAATACCTAATAACCCATATTGCAGGGcacaaattctagccatggagttcacaaggcggatcctcttggaacgaattctcaggatgacagtaatttcgagataataattcccgaacttcgcggagaaatgcatagccgttccagttactttcttaagaaaacgtcgttttatgcattcaaccTTAAGAGTAGGTGAAACGTGAATACACTTCTGTGCAAAGTGCAGAAATTAACAtcctcgaaactggtgccatcctgagaatttgttccaagtggatctgccttgcgaacgccacagctagaatttgtaaattgtaatgtGGGTCATTAGGTGATTAGGTAGAAAAGTAATTAGGGATTTTTTATTAATTACTtgaatatgcatttcaatttttcatccaagtagtgtccgccgcttcgggTAGACCCCCTCATTAACTAAACATTCGCTGCCTGTGACAGGCAACCTTTAGTAATTATTCAAAGTGTTCGCTTAAGCAAAAGatataattgcgatagcaattatatggagattCCAGTCGCACTTCTGCCGTCGTTGTCgcttgatgttccgtataaagtgcaagggcgaaAACATCGTCCCCGCGCCCCGTACGCTGCATGCGCGAGTTCAAGCGGGCGacagtgagccgacgatggcggcttaatctcgcgcgccgtcttccgtcacgcgctAGGCTCCGGAAGGAGAGGAGGGAGGGCTGGCGGCGTTGTATTTCGACAGCAACTGCATTTACCTCGGCCACGCacgccctgtcttgaaagcgatcagcgtTGAGGGCAGAGTCTAGGCGCTTCGACGGGTCACACcttgtgagcgctgtgttctcgtcgctcagcttgcattgaagcgatagacagcgcgaaggtcacttcgctcgctgctgcgcggCAGATTCTATGTGCGCCGACAACTCATACCTTTGCGCGTGCTCCGTACTCCCCACGAGATAAACCCGGTACATCCATAACGCACACGCaacccgtagcaactgccagagaagGTCAACCTAGCCCGCCAGCGCATAAACTTCTCCACCGCGATGCTTCGCCTCCTTCCTCCTTCTCCACTTCGTTGAAGGCCACCTACACATTCCTCTAGGTAGCCCTGCTTCACCGCGTGCTCTAGCCAGATCAGCACGCTCCTTAGTACATTCCCCGGCACGCGATACCCTTCTCCACCTCCCGGCGCCTTCTTCCTCCGGCGTACGCTTCCTTCGTGGCTTCAAACATCGCATCGCAGACTTCACTGGCGAACCACGTACACTTGCGAGTTAAAGTTCCAAGATAAGGGTCCATCCGAAATGGCCGCGCACTCAACTTAAGGCGTCGTATGAGAGCGGATGGTAGCAAAACTCGGATTAAacgacaaagaaagaaggaagcacGGTCAACTGAGAGCATGATCGCACGTCATACATGTGTAGTTGGGTCTATACTCTCACGGAAATTACTGCGCAGCTCTTTTTCTATAGCTTGTCTTTCTGGATGTCTGCTAGAGCGCCTAAATGAACAATCCCACTCGCCTGTACGCCAcactgccataaaaaaaaaatgacagtcgAAGTGTCACGCATTCTTCTCGCATTTCTGCGAGAGACAGGACTGATGCACACATGGTGACATATTTGGCGCAGAAATAGACGCTCAGGGGCACCAATTTTGGCCATGTCGGCCAGGCTTAGCCCGCCTGCAGCCATATGACCACCACCACCATATTACAAATCAAGAATGTTTTTAGTTCGATTCTAATTagggaaagggaaaaaagaaaactgcataaTAAGTAGTTATTGCAGCCTCAAGGCAAGAACAGCAGCACCCCCATGTCCATCGGGATGGTACCTGCATGTCCAGTCTCTATAGGTGCTCTATCGGCAGCGGCACCAAATCTGATTGTTGACGATATCGTCGAGCCCCAAGCGGCGACGAAACGCGCGTTCTCTCCGCATAGAATTCCTGTCCAGGGCACGGAGAGCTATGAAAGCAGCCATGAAAGACAAATGCAGAAAGAAGCCGCGGCTACCGACACTGCCAAATTTATGACAGAAAACTTCGCTACCTAACATCCGTACGTGCAAGCTTTGCGGCTTATCAGATTTTGACATCGTATCAGCATTCATAGATTCTCATTGGCTTCTCCTCAGCTGATAAAACACGATGATCCCTCGCACCAAATAAAGAGTTCGTTCTGCAGGTTCAGGCAGCCGCACTCTGAAAGCGGCGAAATTCACAAAGGCGCCTGCACTGCAATTTTGGTAGCCTGCCAGTAAATCATAGGTTGCTGACTTCAAGAACTGGAGCCCCTAACTACGTTGTCTGTCATAGCCCAAGTGGCATCTCACAGAAGTCAAGGCTAATCAGTCGACGTCACTACAATGATCAGTGCCAAAGTTTCCATAAAATTACCAGCCTCACAGGACCAATTGTGAAGTACTGACTGTTGCGCGTTTTGGTAATTCATACCCGATGAAGAAAGGCGCAGACGAACAGGGACGTAAAAACACGGACTGCTCTCGTCCGTGTTTTATTATCTCGTCCCTGGTCGTCTCTGTTCTTTTGCGCCATTCTTTATTCATAAGAACACACGTTCGACTGGACGTCAGAGTACTGCACAGCGCCACGCGTAAGCCACAATACATTTCAATATTCTAGCTGGTTCCTGATCAAATCTGTTCAAGTAGCCAATTTTTCTACACTGACGCACTTTGTTCGCAGCAATCGCTGCACATACATTGACGAAGCCAAGGTGGGGATGAGGGTATCCAAGCGGCGGTGGACGCCGTTCTGAAAACACGCGAATGCGGCCTTGTAGCACGAAGCGAACTGTGGTTCAACAGCAGCAGCGCGTTGATATTCCGGACGAATTTTCTTGCAGTTGGCAAATCTTGGTCATCTGAACCGAAGCAACCTGAATTTTGTACAGATCAATAATATAGAGCAGCTGTCTAAGCAGGAAATCGGCAATATCTAATATATTCATACAAAGCACAAACATGTCAGCCCTTTATTTCTTCGCAGCAATTGCGTTGCTTTAAAGTGCACTCTGATGAAGAGTGAAATAAAAGTGTGTTGCAAGGTATGTGCGTGGGAAAATTTCACacacaggatgtcccagctatcatgcaccaagatttaaaaatattcaaatgccatgtagctggacagaaccaaggtaatgtttgttgtcgcttggagatactgagattgCTTTCTCGCAATccgcctaattacctaattagtcttatttattattcagcttctcaaatattataattggattcaaagtgtcaatgggaaaattgtagagcagcatgagaaattcccgatgcagctttcttttgctcaatatgtgccacagaagagtgtttttctgagcgtaaAAGAAGCGCGCGAAAACACGCAAGAGTGCcacgcgactggccactcgaggcacttgcCTACCTATGGGAAAAGCGGGCCTTCTAATGTCTCTCCTTTATTGTGCaaatcaatataaacaaaatTTGAAAATGGTTTAGCGTAAGCTCAACATCGTCTCCCTAAATTTTTACAGCTGCAAGCGAAGGCGCCATATGTAGGTGTAACGCCAAGggaaccagaaaaaaagaaaacatttatgaATGCTAGACGAAGAATTCTAGACTTGCAGTGTATGCAAAACAGGGCGGGAAAGAATGCCCAAGAAGAGACGCACGTTGGACGAAAGGCTGGGGCAAGTGAAAGAAAACGCGCTCTGCCAGCACACTTGAAAACCTTCACTGAGGAATTTTCTGCGTTAGGCTGGGCACTTGCCAAGGAAGAAGAACTAAAACATTATGCATTTTTTCTCCTTACACGCATTCTCGCGTGAGAACTTCCGGCGGCTCCGTGGCATACAATGATTTACTTCTTCGGGACGCAAAATTAGCGCTCAGCATGTATATCGCTGCGCCTCAGTTTTAGCACAATAACCGCAATTGTTACTCAGTCCTGACAGGAGTATCTCTCAAGCAAGCATTCAGCGACATGCACAACATAGCCTTGATCTTGTATTATTTAGTGCCCCCTATAACGCTATAGTATAGGAGCTACTAAAGTGCATGCCTGAGTCGCGCGTGAGACATGTGGGGACTTTTGGTCCTCAAAATGTGCCTTTCCCTAAGTACTACAGTACAACGTTGGTGAACGGCGATTTGCTCCGTTTGTCCCCAGCTTAGCGGCCTAAAGGCCGCAGCGGAATAAGCGCGCAATCAGTTGGTTGTTAGTGGCGCAGCGCCTAAGCACATTGGTCTCTCGACTGAGCGGTCCACGGTTCGAATCGTGCGTTCGATATATAGTTTTTTATATGGGTCTGTCCCCTTGGACTTCTGCAGTAGGTGTTATTTTCATATGCTCTATGTCAAGCCTGACACGGAGGCTTCCTGGCAAGCGGAGCGAATGGACCGGGTGTGAAG
This region includes:
- the LOC140217231 gene encoding uncharacterized protein — its product is MHRKPTCFQEMALEKFAFYPRKVCWIAPTRDTKALLGLDVEQAFENIEHQAILKAISDHNLGTCIYRYVKVFLQDRTATLRIGDHVSESFELGDKGTPQGRCHHLEHRWQRCDAELEARMQEAISVTEAHLTLMGLRCSSRKSELLIYHPTRPGHPSNDWRRHHTPCIELHDRDANRMPTVDKIRILGLIIQSNASN